A DNA window from Arachis duranensis cultivar V14167 chromosome 3, aradu.V14167.gnm2.J7QH, whole genome shotgun sequence contains the following coding sequences:
- the LOC107481635 gene encoding eukaryotic initiation factor 4A-3, which produces MAEAVGPSSPAAIAANRRRVTSAPENIDFETTEGVKAIASFEEMGIKEELLRGIYQYGFEKPSAIQQRAVMPIIQGRDVIAQAQSGTGKTSMIALTVCQRVETSIREVQALILSPTRELAAQTEKVILAIGDFINIQAHSWVCDMIKRRTLRTRDIKMLVLDESDEMLSRGFKDQIYDVYRYLPPELQVVLISATLPHEILEMTSKFMTDPVRILVKRDELTLEGIKQFFVAVEREEWKFDTLCDLYDTLTITQAVIFCNTKRKVDWLTEKMRNNNFTVSAMHGDMPQKERDAIMAEFRAGTTRVLITTDVWARGLDVQQVSLVINYDLPNNRELYIHRIGRSGRFGRKGVAINFVKSDDIKILRDIEQYYSTQIDEMPMNVADLI; this is translated from the exons ATGGCAGAAGCGGTGGGGCCTTCATCGCCGGCGGCAATCGCGGCAAATCGTCGACGCGTGACGAGCGCGCCGGAGAACATCGACTTCGAGACGACGGAGGGCGTAAAGGCTATCGCGAGTTTCGAGGAAATGGGGATCAAGGAGGAGCTCCTCCGCGGGATCTACCAGTACGGCTTCGAGAAGCCCTCGGCCATTCAGCAACGCGCCGTCATGCCAATCATCCAGGGTCGTGACGTCATCGCCCAGGCCCAGTCGGGCACCGGCAAGACCTCCATGATCGCCCTCACCGTCTGCCAGCGCGTCGAGACTTCCATACGCGA GGTTCAGGCGTTGATATTGTCGCCAACGAGGGAGCTGGCGGCGCAGACGGAGAAGGTGATATTGGCGATTGGGGATTTCATAAACATTCAGGCGCACTCGTGGGTCTGTGACATGATCAAAAGGAGGACTTTGCGCACCAGAGATATCAAGATGCTGGTTCTG GATGAATCCGACGAGATGTTAAGCAGAGGGTTTAAGGATCAAATTTATGATGTGTATAGGTATCTGCCACCAGAGCTTCAG GTTGTCTTGATTTCTGCCACTCTCCCTCATGAAATACTGGAGATGACAAGTAAATTCATGACAGATCCTGTAAGGATCCTTGTAAAACGTGATGAATTGACACTGGAG GGCATCAAGCAATTCTTTGTTGCAGTTGAACGGGAAGAATGGAAGTTTGATACTCTATGTGATCTTTATGATACCCTTACTATCACGCAGGCTGTTATATTTTGTAACACTAAGCGAAAG GTGGATTGGTTAACTGAAAAAATGCGTAACAATAATTTCACTGTATCGGCAATGCATGGAGACATGCCGCAGAAAGAAAGAGATGCAATTATGGCAGAATTTCGTGCTGGAACTACTCGTGTGCTAATAACAACGGATGTCTGGGCACGTGGCCTTGATGTACAGCAG GTTTCTCTAGTCATCAACTATGACCTCCCAAATAATCGTGAGCTCTACATTCATCGAATAGGCCGCTCTGGGCGTTTTGGACGCAAG gGTGTTGCAATAAACTTTGTCAAGAGTGACGATATCAAGATTTTGAGAGATATTGAGCAATATTATAGTACTCAGATTGATGAAATGCCAATGAACGTGGCTGatcttatataa
- the LOC107481634 gene encoding UDP-N-acetylglucosamine diphosphorylase 1 has product MREPSSVGFEANGVVSPTPIPPQPLLERLKDYGQEDAFALWDELTPDERHSLVKDIESLDLSRIDRIIRCSLRSQGLPTAAIEPVPESSVSTVEDRTQEERERWWKMGLKAISDGKVAVLLLSGGQGTRLGSADPKGCFNIGLPSGKSLFQLQAEKILCVQRLAAQANESSASSVQIHWYIMTSPFTDEATRKFFESHKYFGLEAEQVTFFQQGTIPCVSKDGRFIMETPYRVAKSPDGNGGVYSALKYSKLLEDMASKGIKYIDCYGVDNALVRVADPTFIGYFIDKGVAAAAKVVRKAYPQEKVGVFVRRGKGGPLTVVEYSELDPSLASAVNQATGRLRFCWSNVCLHMFTLDFLNQVANGLEKDSVYHLAEKKIPSIHGYTTGLKLEQFIFDAFPYAPTTALFEVLREEEFAPVKNANGSNYDTPDSAKLLVLRLHTRWVVAAGGFLTHSVPLYATGVEVSPLCSYAGENLEPICRGRTFHAPCEITF; this is encoded by the exons ATGAGGGAACCGTCGTCGGTGGGATTCGAAGCAAACGGCGTCGTTTCCCCTACTCCTATTCCCCCGCAGCCTCTCCTTGAGAGGCTCAAGGACTATGGCCAGGAAGACGCTTTTGCCCTCTGGGATGAGCTCACTCCTGACGAGCGCCACTCTCTTGTCAAGGATATCGAG AGTTTAGATCTTTCGAGGATTGACCGGATTATACGATGCTCGCTTCGATCTCAAG GGCTGCCGACGGCTGCCATTGAACCGGTGCCAGAGAGCAGCGTGTCGACGGTGGAGGATAGAACGcaggaggagagggagagatggtGGAAGATGGGCTTGAAGGCCATTTCCGATGGCAAAGTAGCTGTATTGCTTTTATCCGGTGGCCAG GGGACCCGGCTTGGAAGTGCAGATCCTAAGGGATGTTTTA ATATTGGACTTCCTTCTGGAAAATCACTTTTTCAACTTCAAGCTGAGAAGATTTTGTGTGTACAGAGATTAGCTGCGCAAGCTAATGAGA GTTCTGCTTCTTCTGTACAAATACACTGGTACATCATGACCAGTCCATTCACTGATGAGGCGACACGCAAATTCTTTGAGAGTCATAAATATTTTGGTCTTGAAGCAGAACAG GTTACCTTTTTCCAGCAGGGGACCATCCCCTGTGTTTCCAAGGATGGTAGATTTATTATGGAGACTCCATACAGG GTGGCAAAGTCTCCTGATGGGAATGGTGGAGTGTATTCAG CTCTTAAATATTCCAAATTATTGGAGGATATGGCTTCAAAAGGAATCAAGTATATCGATTGCTATGGAGTTGACAATGCACTG GTTCGAGTTGCCGATCCAACTTTTATAGGTTACTTCATCGATAAAGGTGTGGCTGCTGCTGCAAAAGTTGTCCGCAAG GCATATCCACAAGAAAAGGTTGGTGTGTTTGTACGACGAGGTAAAGGTGGACCTCTTACTGTGGTTGAATACAGCGAGTTGGACCCATCACTAGCTTCTGCAGTCAACCAAGCAACTGGCCGTCTTCGTTTTTGTTGGAGTAAT GTCTGCTTACACATGTTTACCTTGGATTTTCTAAACCAAGTGGCGAATGGCCTTGAAAAAGACAGCGT TTACCATCTTGCAGAGAAGAAAATCCCTTCTATACATGGATATACAACGGGATTAAAACTTGAACAGTTTATATTTGATGCATTTCCTTATGCTCCTACAACTGCACTTTTTGAG GTATTACGGGAGGAAGAATTTGCACCAGTGAAAAATGCAAATGGATCCAATTATGACACTCCAGACAGTGCAAAACTCCTTGTTCTACGACTCCATACTCGTTGGGTTGTTGCTGCAGGTGGCTTCTTGACACACTCGGTGCCATTGTATGCAACTG GTGTTGAAGTTTCACCGCTCTGTTCATATGCTGGTGAAAACCTGGAACCTATATGTCGAGGAAGAACATTTCACGCACCTTGCGAGATTACATTCTAG
- the LOC107481633 gene encoding SAL1 phosphatase, with protein MKMCTPTRWLGARAVAVGSGRTSDCSCFCVTNFRNQPIITTTISATPQGTRRPFSVFCSYSSPFLAASSSSMPYDKELAAAKKAATLAARLCQKVQKALLQSDVHSKSDKSPVTVADYGSQALVSFVLERELPSEPFSLVAEEDSGDLRKESGQETLKRITELVNDTLASEESDRFTALTTEDVLRAIDNGKSEGGSIGRHWVLDPIDGTKGFVRGDQYAIALGLLHEGKVVLGVLACPNLPLTSIGNNQQSSSNEVGCLFFAKVGDGAYMQSLNGSTHIKVHVTDTGNPEEASFFESFEAAHSSHDLSSSIAEKLGVKAPPVRIDSQAKYGALSRGDGAIYLRFPHKGYREKIWDHAAGSIVVTEAGGIVTDAAGNPLDFSKGKFLDVASGIIVTNQKLMPSLLRAVKEALNEKASSL; from the exons atgaaaatgtgTACACCCACGCGTTGGCTAGGAGCAAGAGCAGTTGCAGTTggaagtggaagaacaagtGATTGCAGCTGCTTTTGTGTCACCAATTTCAGAAACCAACccatcatcaccaccaccatatCTGCAACTCCTCAGGGAACAAGAAGGCCTTTCTCCGTGTTCTGTTCTTATTCCTCACCATTtctagctgcttcttcttcttcaatgccTTACGACAAGGAGCTCGCTGCTGCAAAAAAAGCAGCCACTCTCGCCGCTCGTCTCTGCCAG AAAGTACAAAAGGCTCTTTTGCAATCTGATGTTCACTCAAAATCTGACAAAAGTCCTGTCACGGTGGCTGATTATG GTTCACAAGCCTTGGTTAGCTTTGTACTTGAGAGAGAGCTTCCTTCTGAACCATTTTCATTGGTAGCTGAGGAG GATTCAGGGGATCTTCGTAAAGAAAGTGGCCAGGAAACACTGAAGCGTATTACGGAACTTGTCAATGATACTCTTGCCAGTGAAGAGTCTGATAGGTTTACTGCTTTAACAACAGAAGATGTGCTTAGGGCCATTGACAATGGTAAATCTGAAGGTGGTTCTATTGGACGGCACTGGGTTTTGGATCCAATTGATGGCACCAAAGG GTTTGTAAGAGGAGATCAATATGCCATAGCATTAGGTTTACTTCATGAAGGGAAGGTTGTATTGGGCGTGTTGGCTTGTCCAAATCTTCCACTGACATCCATTGGCAATAATCAGCAGTCTTCTTCTAATGAAGTTGGTTGTCTTTTCTTTGCTAAAGTAGGTGATGGAGCATACATGCAGTCATTGAATGGTTCAACACATATTAAG GTGCATGTCACTGATACTGGGAATCCAGAAGAAGCATCattttttgaatcttttgaagCAGCACATTCATCACATGACTTGTCTAGCTCCATTGCAGAA AAACTCGGTGTCAAAGCTCCTCCAGTTAGAATTGACAGTCAAGCAAAATATGGAGCTCTTTCCAGAGGAGATGGGGCCATATATTTGCGTTTCCCTCACAAAGGATACCGTGAGAAAATATGGGATCATGCTGCTGGCAGCATTGTTGTAACTG AAGCCGGAGGTATTGTCACAGATGCTGCAGGGAACCCTTTGGACTTCTCGAAAGGAAAGTTTCTTGATGTAGCCTCTGGTATTATTGTTACAAACCAGAAACTGATGCCATCACTTCTGAGAGCAGTTAAAGAAGCCCTCAATGAGAAAGCTTCATCCTTGTGA